A region from the Pontixanthobacter aestiaquae genome encodes:
- the miaA gene encoding tRNA (adenosine(37)-N6)-dimethylallyltransferase MiaA: MSTNSSPNSGAKRPPLALIAGPTASGKSDLAVKLALALKARGKEAAVINADSAQVYCDLKVLSARPDEDEMQGVPHHLFGDWDGATACSTADWAAAAKRVIAELHAEGAVPILVGGTGLYMRTLLDGISPIPPIDPDIRAEIRAMDHVDARAALEIEDPEAAARLAPADTTRTARALEVVRSTGKPMTHWHGNPVGGIGDEVDLHPLILVPDRAKLYARCDIRFEWMLDQGAVAEVEALMARALSAELPVMRAIGVREIAAWLEGRVSRDEMIQSGQMSTRQYAKRQFTWFRNQPPDWWTRAEPENTNTETIFERLLRR; this comes from the coding sequence ATGAGCACGAATTCTTCTCCTAATTCCGGGGCCAAACGGCCACCGCTGGCGCTCATTGCAGGGCCGACCGCCAGCGGCAAGAGCGATTTGGCGGTCAAGCTGGCATTGGCGCTGAAAGCTCGTGGAAAAGAAGCTGCGGTCATTAATGCCGACAGCGCGCAGGTCTATTGCGATCTGAAAGTCCTCAGTGCACGGCCTGACGAGGATGAGATGCAGGGTGTACCGCATCATTTGTTCGGCGATTGGGACGGCGCGACAGCCTGCTCCACAGCCGATTGGGCCGCTGCGGCCAAGCGAGTCATCGCAGAACTGCATGCCGAGGGTGCGGTGCCGATCTTGGTCGGCGGCACCGGGCTCTATATGCGCACGTTACTCGACGGCATTTCCCCCATCCCGCCAATCGATCCCGATATTCGCGCAGAAATCAGGGCGATGGATCACGTGGATGCGCGCGCTGCGCTGGAGATCGAGGATCCGGAAGCGGCAGCGCGACTAGCCCCTGCAGATACCACCAGAACTGCGCGCGCACTCGAAGTTGTCCGCTCCACCGGAAAACCCATGACCCACTGGCACGGCAATCCTGTGGGCGGCATCGGCGACGAAGTTGATTTGCATCCGCTGATCCTCGTGCCGGACCGGGCAAAGCTTTATGCACGCTGCGATATACGCTTTGAATGGATGCTGGACCAAGGCGCGGTGGCCGAGGTCGAAGCACTTATGGCGCGCGCTCTCAGCGCTGAACTGCCCGTTATGCGCGCTATCGGCGTGCGCGAGATCGCAGCATGGCTAGAAGGCAGAGTTTCGCGCGATGAAATGATTCAATCTGGACAGATGTCCACCAGGCAATATGCCAAGCGGCAATTCACATGGTTCCGCAACCAGCCACCCGATTGGTGGACACGAGCAGAGCCTGAAAATACCAATACCGAAACGATATTTGAACGATTATTACGTAGATAG
- the serB gene encoding phosphoserine phosphatase SerB, whose product MLIARLIADTDKLETRLKQAGLALASAGMSEGTQAGSRPVNGSKSVMQIRVPKGDMADLRTIVEEHFAPDAALLASASFEPVRLLVSDMDSTMIEQECIDELADFAGLKDKVSAITERAMQGELDFETALRERVGLLAGMPESKIAECLEKRITLVPGARSLVGTLKAMGCRTVLVTGGFHHFADPIAEQLGFDHVIGNRLAVANGKLTGELDGPVVDSGTKLSVLQEERAKLPSSKSIATGDGANDIPMLQAADYGIAYKAKPKAREAASGWIDEGDLTAVLTMLDVPLEKWAE is encoded by the coding sequence GTGCTCATTGCCCGGCTGATAGCAGACACGGACAAACTTGAAACACGTCTTAAACAGGCTGGCCTTGCGCTGGCATCTGCGGGGATGAGCGAGGGGACGCAAGCGGGCTCTCGCCCGGTGAATGGTAGCAAGAGCGTGATGCAGATCCGGGTGCCGAAAGGCGATATGGCGGACCTTCGGACAATTGTTGAAGAGCATTTCGCGCCTGATGCAGCGTTGCTCGCTTCGGCCAGTTTCGAACCGGTCAGGCTTCTTGTATCGGACATGGACTCAACCATGATCGAACAGGAATGTATCGACGAACTGGCGGACTTTGCCGGGCTGAAGGACAAAGTATCGGCCATCACCGAGCGCGCAATGCAGGGCGAACTCGATTTTGAAACGGCGCTGCGCGAGCGCGTTGGGTTGCTCGCCGGGATGCCGGAAAGCAAAATTGCCGAATGCCTGGAAAAGCGTATTACGCTGGTGCCCGGCGCACGCAGTTTGGTCGGAACGCTGAAAGCGATGGGATGCCGGACGGTGCTTGTTACCGGCGGCTTCCACCATTTTGCCGACCCCATCGCTGAACAGCTTGGCTTCGATCATGTGATCGGCAACCGTCTGGCAGTAGCGAATGGCAAGCTGACCGGTGAACTGGACGGGCCGGTCGTCGATAGCGGGACAAAGCTATCCGTGTTGCAGGAAGAGCGCGCAAAATTGCCGTCATCGAAAAGTATTGCGACCGGCGACGGCGCTAATGATATACCGATGCTGCAAGCCGCAGATTACGGCATCGCCTATAAAGCGAAACCGAAGGCCCGCGAGGCTGCGTCAGGCTGGATCGATGAAGGCGATCTGACTGCTGTTCTTACGATGCTGGATGTACCGTTGGAAAAATGGGCCGAATAA
- a CDS encoding nitroreductase family protein encodes MKPHDSVPYSLPDISDAESIERATAFRDRITQRRTCRYFTDEPVPREVIEAAITAAGSAPNGANHQPWHFAVVASPDKKKAIREAAEQEEREFYGAEDGQAKASDQWLDALSPLGTDQDKPFLETAPWLIVVFAQRKGGIEEDGKTQNYYVNESVGIACGMLIATLHEAGCATLTHTPSPMGFLRDICGRPPEEKPLMIVVVGKPAKDATVPTHALQKKPLGQISSWL; translated from the coding sequence ATGAAACCACATGATTCCGTTCCGTATTCGCTTCCAGACATCTCCGACGCCGAGAGCATAGAGCGCGCAACCGCGTTCAGGGATCGGATCACGCAGCGCCGGACATGCCGGTACTTCACCGACGAACCGGTCCCCCGCGAAGTGATCGAAGCCGCCATTACTGCGGCCGGTAGCGCGCCAAACGGAGCGAACCATCAGCCATGGCATTTCGCAGTCGTCGCATCGCCTGACAAAAAGAAGGCGATCCGCGAGGCTGCCGAGCAGGAAGAGCGGGAGTTCTATGGTGCCGAGGATGGACAGGCCAAAGCGAGCGACCAGTGGCTCGATGCGCTTTCACCGCTCGGAACGGATCAGGATAAGCCATTCCTGGAAACCGCGCCTTGGCTGATCGTTGTATTTGCCCAGCGTAAAGGCGGCATAGAGGAAGACGGCAAGACGCAAAATTACTACGTTAATGAAAGCGTGGGCATCGCCTGCGGAATGCTGATTGCGACACTGCACGAGGCGGGCTGTGCTACTCTCACCCACACGCCCTCACCCATGGGATTTCTGCGCGATATTTGCGGGCGCCCGCCGGAGGAAAAGCCGCTCATGATCGTCGTGGTCGGCAAGCCGGCCAAGGACGCTACTGTGCCAACCCACGCCTTGCAGAAAAAGCCGCTTGGCCAGATTTCCAGCTGGCTTTGA
- a CDS encoding Coq4 family protein: MAPIERPLQHPDRKHAGFQPLKAMRHFRKLIADKEDTEQVFHIIEALKGRKTAKQAAKFVQSQEGQALLRDDRELAAMLDQHSNWAECADDSVAKNYIRFMKREGLTAAGLVAESHGWLPKDQRPEDLYEWYYDRLRDTHDLFHVLTGYGRDALGELSLLGFSYAQNHNTGVLFIAYAGARQMKKVSGSSAPIFAAVREGQRLGRAAAKLAHQDVEKLMHEPLEAARERLGIGKPEIYRECLKIFEAEGLSIQDPGNLPAHEDGCCAA, translated from the coding sequence ATGGCCCCGATCGAACGTCCTTTGCAGCATCCCGACCGCAAGCATGCCGGTTTTCAACCGCTCAAAGCCATGCGCCATTTTCGCAAGCTTATCGCGGATAAGGAAGACACGGAGCAAGTCTTCCACATTATCGAAGCTTTGAAAGGCAGGAAGACCGCCAAACAGGCAGCAAAATTCGTTCAATCTCAGGAAGGTCAGGCGCTGTTGCGCGATGACCGTGAGTTGGCGGCGATGCTTGACCAGCATTCGAACTGGGCGGAATGCGCCGACGATAGCGTCGCGAAGAACTATATCCGCTTTATGAAGCGGGAAGGGCTGACTGCTGCAGGCCTGGTGGCTGAATCGCACGGATGGTTACCCAAGGATCAGCGACCCGAAGACCTCTACGAATGGTATTATGACCGCCTGCGCGACACGCATGATCTGTTTCACGTGCTGACCGGCTATGGCCGTGACGCGTTGGGTGAGTTGAGCCTGCTTGGCTTCAGTTACGCGCAAAACCATAATACTGGTGTGCTGTTCATCGCCTATGCCGGCGCGCGGCAGATGAAAAAAGTTTCGGGCAGTTCTGCCCCGATCTTTGCTGCGGTACGCGAAGGCCAGAGACTTGGCCGGGCGGCTGCAAAACTGGCGCATCAGGATGTCGAGAAGTTGATGCACGAGCCGCTGGAGGCTGCTCGCGAGCGTCTCGGAATTGGCAAACCGGAAATATACCGCGAATGTCTGAAGATATTCGAGGCGGAAGGCTTGTCGATCCAGGATCCCGGGAATTTGCCAGCGCACGAAGACGGGTGCTGCGCCGCCTAA
- a CDS encoding DUF6122 family protein, with product MAVLQLISHYAGHFLVPFLLGRLFWREHWLKAGLLICATIVIDVDHVLADPIFDPNRCSIGFHPLHTWPAALVYGALLLVPRWWARAIGLGCLLHLAVDAVDCVFIAT from the coding sequence ATGGCCGTTCTTCAGTTAATCTCGCACTATGCAGGGCATTTTCTGGTGCCATTCCTGTTGGGGCGGTTGTTCTGGCGAGAACACTGGCTCAAGGCAGGATTGCTGATCTGCGCCACCATAGTGATCGATGTTGATCATGTGCTGGCCGATCCGATCTTTGATCCGAACCGCTGCAGCATTGGCTTCCACCCGCTTCACACTTGGCCCGCCGCACTGGTTTATGGCGCGCTATTATTGGTCCCGCGCTGGTGGGCGCGAGCGATTGGCCTTGGTTGCCTTTTGCATCTCGCTGTAGATGCGGTGGACTGCGTTTTCATCGCTACATGA
- the purL gene encoding phosphoribosylformylglycinamidine synthase subunit PurL produces MANPSDVITPEVVDQHGFSPEEYEQVLKSLGREPNMVELGIFSVMWSEHCSYKSSRFHLKKLPTEAPWVICGPGENAGVIGIGDGQAAIFKMESHNHPSYIEPYQGAATGVGGILRDVFTMGARPVANMNALRFGSPDHPKMKHLVKGVVAGIGGYGNCVGVPTVGGETNFHPAYDGNILVNAMTVGVADTDKIFYSAATGVGNPIVYVGSKTGRDGIHGATMASADFGDDIEEKRPTVQVGDPFVEKLLIEACLELMATDAIVAIQDMGAAGLTSSSVEMATNGKTGIRLDMNKVPCREEGMTPYEMMLSESQERMLMVLKPGKEEMAAAIFKKWELDFAVIGEVTDTRHMVLDFDGETVCDIPLGPLASDAPEYERPYISRDEYKAWAGIAPLDKVEASEDHGAELLYLLGTPALASRRWIWEQYDSQVGADTLQKSGGDASVVRVHGTNKALAISTDCNPRYCYADPFEGGKHAVAESYRNLCAVGATPLSVTNCLNFGNPQRPEIMAQFVGCVEGMGEACRQLDFPIVSGNVSLYNESKATGGGSAILPTPAIGGVGLMDDHDVMATIAFKDEGQAIIVLGGFTDNGDVLWNAKAGEPDLASMRAEGTIGSIGSRLGQSTWLREVRGKEDGAPPPVDLEMERRVGEFVRDLVTSYRCNTVHDISDGGAAIALAEMAMASGIGANVHTLGDSLLDMFGEDQSRYIVCLPITEREEWETFQEECEAAGVSADWIGFTGGNRFQWKDDEDAILFDIAVEDLREANESFFKNWMED; encoded by the coding sequence ATGGCTAATCCATCCGATGTGATCACTCCCGAAGTCGTCGACCAGCACGGTTTCTCCCCGGAAGAATATGAGCAAGTGCTCAAGAGCTTGGGCCGCGAGCCCAACATGGTCGAGCTCGGCATATTTTCGGTCATGTGGTCGGAGCATTGTTCCTACAAATCATCGCGCTTTCATCTGAAGAAGCTGCCTACCGAAGCGCCGTGGGTAATCTGCGGCCCGGGCGAGAATGCTGGTGTGATCGGTATTGGTGACGGTCAGGCTGCTATCTTCAAAATGGAGAGCCACAATCACCCGTCATACATCGAGCCATACCAAGGTGCGGCAACCGGTGTTGGCGGGATCCTGCGTGACGTATTCACCATGGGCGCACGGCCAGTCGCCAATATGAATGCGCTGCGGTTCGGTTCGCCCGATCACCCGAAAATGAAGCATCTCGTCAAAGGCGTGGTTGCGGGTATCGGCGGATACGGAAACTGCGTGGGCGTGCCGACCGTGGGCGGAGAGACCAATTTCCATCCGGCCTATGATGGAAACATCCTCGTCAATGCGATGACCGTAGGTGTCGCCGATACGGACAAGATTTTCTACAGCGCCGCGACCGGCGTGGGGAACCCGATTGTGTATGTCGGCTCCAAAACCGGCCGCGACGGTATCCACGGCGCGACCATGGCCAGCGCCGATTTCGGTGACGATATCGAAGAGAAACGCCCGACCGTTCAGGTCGGCGATCCCTTCGTTGAAAAGTTGCTGATCGAAGCCTGCCTTGAACTGATGGCTACAGATGCGATTGTCGCGATCCAGGATATGGGCGCGGCCGGCCTGACATCCTCCAGCGTTGAAATGGCGACCAACGGCAAGACCGGCATTCGCCTCGACATGAACAAGGTCCCGTGCCGCGAAGAGGGTATGACACCATACGAGATGATGCTGAGCGAGAGCCAGGAGCGGATGCTTATGGTGCTGAAGCCTGGCAAGGAAGAGATGGCAGCGGCGATCTTCAAGAAGTGGGAGCTGGACTTCGCAGTGATCGGCGAAGTAACCGACACCCGTCATATGGTTCTCGATTTCGATGGCGAGACTGTGTGCGATATTCCGCTGGGTCCGCTTGCTTCAGATGCACCTGAGTATGAGCGCCCCTACATCTCGCGCGACGAATACAAAGCATGGGCCGGTATTGCGCCGCTCGACAAGGTCGAAGCGAGCGAAGACCATGGCGCGGAACTGCTCTATCTGCTCGGCACACCCGCCCTCGCCTCGCGCCGGTGGATTTGGGAGCAATATGATAGCCAAGTTGGCGCGGACACTCTGCAAAAATCAGGCGGCGACGCGTCGGTTGTGCGTGTGCATGGAACAAACAAGGCGCTGGCGATCAGCACCGATTGCAACCCACGCTATTGTTATGCCGATCCTTTCGAGGGTGGGAAGCACGCGGTCGCAGAATCCTATCGCAACCTCTGCGCAGTTGGCGCAACACCGCTATCGGTCACCAATTGCCTCAATTTCGGCAACCCGCAGCGCCCCGAGATTATGGCCCAATTTGTCGGCTGCGTCGAAGGCATGGGCGAAGCCTGCCGCCAGCTCGATTTCCCGATCGTAAGCGGCAATGTCTCGCTCTACAATGAAAGCAAAGCGACCGGCGGCGGTAGCGCCATCTTGCCAACGCCCGCGATTGGCGGCGTCGGCCTGATGGACGATCACGATGTCATGGCAACCATCGCTTTCAAGGATGAAGGCCAAGCGATCATCGTGCTCGGCGGCTTTACCGACAATGGCGATGTCCTGTGGAACGCGAAAGCGGGCGAGCCCGACCTTGCGTCAATGCGCGCAGAAGGCACTATCGGCAGCATCGGGTCGCGTCTCGGCCAATCGACATGGCTGCGCGAAGTTCGCGGCAAAGAGGACGGCGCACCGCCGCCTGTCGATCTGGAAATGGAACGCCGCGTGGGCGAGTTTGTCCGCGACCTCGTCACATCCTATCGTTGCAATACTGTCCACGATATCTCCGACGGCGGTGCAGCGATTGCGCTCGCGGAGATGGCAATGGCCAGCGGTATCGGTGCCAACGTCCATACGCTGGGCGACAGTCTGCTCGATATGTTCGGCGAAGATCAAAGCCGCTACATCGTCTGCTTGCCGATCACCGAACGCGAGGAATGGGAGACCTTCCAAGAAGAATGCGAAGCCGCGGGCGTCAGCGCCGACTGGATCGGCTTCACCGGTGGAAACCGCTTCCAATGGAAGGATGATGAAGACGCGATCCTGTTCGACATTGCCGTCGAAGATCTGCGCGAGGCCAATGAAAGTTTCTTCAAAAACTGGATGGAAGACTAG
- a CDS encoding DUF2177 family protein, whose product MQWIIAFVAAGIAFGVLDFFWLRWAEPNLYRPVIGEIMADNVRLGAAGVFYVLYLFGMLWFAIKPGLEAGSVATAILNGALLGGLCYATYDLTSQAVMKVWATHISIADILWGAFATAVASGVATWVSLRLTS is encoded by the coding sequence ATGCAGTGGATCATAGCCTTCGTGGCCGCCGGTATCGCCTTTGGCGTGCTTGATTTCTTTTGGCTTCGTTGGGCGGAACCCAATTTGTATCGGCCGGTCATCGGCGAGATAATGGCCGACAATGTACGTCTGGGCGCCGCTGGCGTTTTCTACGTTCTCTATCTTTTCGGGATGCTGTGGTTTGCCATCAAACCCGGCTTGGAAGCAGGCAGCGTGGCGACCGCAATTTTGAACGGCGCATTGCTTGGCGGCCTGTGCTACGCGACATATGATTTGACGAGCCAGGCAGTGATGAAAGTATGGGCGACACACATCTCCATCGCCGACATTCTTTGGGGAGCGTTCGCAACAGCTGTTGCAAGCGGTGTCGCAACGTGGGTATCACTCCGTCTCACGAGTTAG
- a CDS encoding exodeoxyribonuclease VII small subunit produces MTEGTPDLAQMTFEQALAALEEIVKRLESGEVPLDESISLYEQGEKLRQHCQARLDSAQARIEKIVAGPDGKVTGTAPFDSDN; encoded by the coding sequence ATGACCGAGGGCACACCTGATTTAGCGCAAATGACTTTCGAGCAGGCACTGGCCGCGCTCGAAGAAATAGTGAAACGGCTCGAAAGCGGTGAAGTTCCGCTCGACGAATCGATCAGCCTGTACGAGCAGGGCGAGAAGCTGCGCCAGCATTGTCAGGCGCGGCTTGATTCGGCGCAGGCGCGGATTGAGAAAATCGTCGCTGGTCCCGATGGCAAAGTGACCGGAACCGCTCCTTTCGATTCGGACAATTGA
- a CDS encoding polyprenyl synthetase family protein encodes MALSIVSNNLLADGLKDIQQDVDTAFDLLLPVPGDTRARLVEAMRYAAIGGGKRVRPLLLTATAAMFGVDRDAAVRAGCAVEAIHVYSLIHDDLPCMDDDDLRHGKATLHKQFDEATAVLAGDSLHDLAFEILSDTGTSGDPFTRAELITTLARASGMNGMAGGQMMDMAAEGADYDLQAITRLQQLKTGALLAASVEMGAILGKVAPDGRAPLRAYARDIGLAFQIADDLLDVTGDQEKAGKALRKDDEQGKQTFVTLMGVDGAKDQARALVDQAVGHLANYGDDAALLKALARYIVERDR; translated from the coding sequence ATGGCGCTGAGCATCGTCTCCAACAATCTGCTGGCTGACGGGCTGAAAGACATCCAGCAGGACGTCGATACGGCGTTCGATCTGCTGCTGCCGGTGCCCGGTGATACCCGGGCGCGGTTGGTTGAAGCGATGCGTTACGCCGCAATCGGTGGCGGGAAGCGCGTACGTCCGCTCTTGCTCACCGCGACCGCGGCGATGTTCGGGGTCGACCGCGATGCAGCAGTCCGGGCTGGGTGCGCGGTCGAGGCAATTCATGTCTATTCGCTGATCCATGACGATTTGCCGTGCATGGATGATGATGATTTGCGCCATGGTAAAGCCACTCTGCACAAGCAATTCGATGAGGCGACAGCGGTTCTGGCAGGCGATTCACTCCATGATCTGGCGTTTGAAATTCTGTCCGATACCGGAACCAGCGGCGATCCATTCACCCGCGCTGAGCTAATCACCACTCTGGCCCGCGCAAGTGGCATGAACGGGATGGCGGGCGGCCAGATGATGGACATGGCCGCCGAGGGCGCGGACTATGATTTGCAGGCTATCACGCGGCTTCAACAGCTGAAGACAGGTGCTTTGCTGGCGGCGTCAGTGGAAATGGGCGCTATCCTTGGCAAGGTAGCACCCGATGGCAGGGCACCGCTGCGCGCCTATGCCCGCGACATAGGTTTGGCCTTTCAAATCGCGGATGATCTGCTCGACGTAACGGGCGACCAGGAGAAAGCTGGCAAAGCGCTCCGCAAGGATGATGAGCAGGGCAAGCAGACATTTGTGACTTTGATGGGCGTAGATGGAGCAAAAGATCAGGCTAGGGCGCTGGTGGATCAGGCTGTCGGTCATCTTGCGAATTATGGCGATGACGCAGCACTGCTCAAAGCATTGGCGCGCTATATTGTGGAGAGAGACCGGTGA
- the coaD gene encoding pantetheine-phosphate adenylyltransferase, whose product MSERIGIYPGTFDPITLGHADIIRRGAKLVDRLVIGVTTNPSKNPMFSTEERLAMVEREVADMKIDNVEVVGFNALLVKFAEKTGAKVIVRGLRAVADFEYEYQMAGMNQQLDDDVETVFLMADVSLQPIASKLVKEIALFGGDITPFVSKSVRDDVVKRVEKIGRLGDY is encoded by the coding sequence GTGAGCGAACGCATTGGAATTTACCCGGGAACATTCGATCCGATTACGCTCGGTCACGCCGACATTATCCGGCGCGGGGCGAAGCTGGTTGACCGGTTGGTCATCGGTGTCACCACCAATCCATCCAAGAACCCGATGTTCTCGACCGAAGAACGCTTGGCCATGGTCGAGCGCGAAGTGGCCGATATGAAAATCGACAATGTCGAAGTCGTCGGTTTCAACGCGCTGCTCGTAAAGTTCGCCGAAAAGACAGGCGCGAAAGTGATTGTTCGCGGACTGCGCGCTGTCGCCGATTTTGAATATGAGTATCAGATGGCGGGCATGAACCAGCAACTTGACGATGATGTCGAGACGGTGTTCCTGATGGCCGACGTCTCGCTGCAACCCATTGCATCGAAACTGGTCAAGGAAATTGCACTGTTCGGCGGCGATATTACTCCGTTTGTCAGCAAGTCCGTTCGCGACGATGTCGTGAAGAGGGTCGAGAAGATCGGCCGCCTGGGCGATTATTGA
- a CDS encoding peptidylprolyl isomerase codes for MIKTFKAARTAAAVTLGAFATLAIAPAAALAQDATEGVEDVMEAEDEPLAPPKRYDPINYNMDEDRENILVLDLSNGKRVYLRLMEQWAPNHVERIKTLTRQGFYDGIIFHRVIDGFMAQSGDPTGTGQGGSTFPDLKAEFNPMPHIRGTLAMARAQAEDSANSQFFIVFYPRFSLDKRYTNIGRVISGMDGVDAIERGEPPANPTRILQASLAADNKPVPAPAQEPAVTAIEDITADMLSAPIE; via the coding sequence ATGATCAAGACTTTCAAGGCTGCCCGGACGGCCGCTGCGGTAACTCTCGGTGCATTCGCCACGTTGGCGATTGCTCCGGCGGCAGCGCTCGCACAGGATGCGACCGAAGGCGTAGAAGATGTGATGGAGGCTGAGGACGAGCCGCTTGCTCCGCCGAAGCGCTACGACCCGATCAATTACAATATGGACGAAGATCGCGAGAACATCCTCGTGCTCGATCTGTCCAATGGCAAACGTGTTTACCTGCGATTGATGGAGCAATGGGCTCCCAATCACGTGGAGCGGATTAAAACGCTGACCCGGCAAGGTTTTTATGACGGGATTATTTTTCACCGCGTTATCGACGGTTTCATGGCGCAGTCCGGCGATCCGACCGGGACCGGTCAAGGCGGATCGACTTTTCCTGACTTAAAGGCTGAGTTCAACCCGATGCCGCATATTCGCGGGACCTTGGCGATGGCCCGCGCACAGGCCGAAGACAGCGCGAACAGCCAGTTCTTCATAGTATTCTATCCGCGTTTCTCGCTCGATAAGCGCTACACCAATATCGGCCGGGTAATTTCGGGCATGGACGGTGTCGATGCGATCGAGCGCGGCGAACCGCCTGCGAATCCGACGCGTATCTTGCAGGCATCTCTTGCGGCGGACAATAAGCCTGTTCCGGCACCCGCACAGGAGCCTGCTGTCACGGCTATTGAAGATATCACTGCCGATATGTTGAGCGCACCGATTGAATAG
- the queA gene encoding tRNA preQ1(34) S-adenosylmethionine ribosyltransferase-isomerase QueA yields the protein MRVDLFDFELPPELIALRPVSPRHSARMLLVDGDKPFADRTVIELPDILRPGDVLVFNDTRVISAQLEGRRGEAKIGATLHKRVDLRRWRAFIRNAKRLKEGDRVEFPANVSAIAEQRHSDGSFTLNFQGDDPVEVLLERAGRMPLPPYIAGKRPTDERDKSDYQTIFAKEDGAVAAPTAALHFTPQLLDALDARGIVRETLTLHVGAGTFLPVKAEDTDDHQMHAEWGRIDAATADRLNTARANGNRVIAVGTTSLRLLESAATEDNIIEPFDGDTSIFITPGYRFHAIDGLMTNFHLPKSTLMMLVSALMGQERMMAAYDHAIAAGYRFYSYGDSSLLLPDA from the coding sequence ATGCGTGTTGACCTATTCGATTTTGAGCTACCGCCGGAACTGATCGCGCTGCGACCTGTGTCTCCGCGCCATTCCGCGCGGATGCTATTGGTTGATGGCGACAAGCCTTTTGCGGATCGAACCGTTATCGAATTGCCCGATATATTGCGGCCGGGCGATGTGCTGGTGTTCAACGACACGCGGGTTATTTCGGCGCAATTGGAAGGCAGGCGCGGAGAGGCCAAGATCGGCGCAACTCTGCACAAGCGGGTCGATCTGCGCCGCTGGCGTGCGTTCATCCGCAATGCCAAACGCCTGAAAGAAGGCGACAGGGTTGAATTCCCGGCGAATGTCAGCGCGATTGCCGAACAGCGGCACAGTGACGGCAGTTTCACTTTGAACTTTCAGGGCGATGACCCGGTCGAAGTGCTGTTGGAGCGGGCGGGGCGGATGCCATTGCCGCCTTATATTGCGGGAAAGCGTCCGACTGATGAGCGCGACAAATCCGACTATCAGACGATTTTTGCAAAAGAAGACGGGGCGGTCGCCGCGCCGACTGCTGCGCTGCACTTCACGCCTCAGCTGCTCGACGCTTTGGATGCGCGCGGGATCGTTCGCGAGACTCTGACACTCCATGTCGGGGCGGGAACGTTCCTGCCGGTTAAAGCCGAGGATACCGACGATCACCAGATGCATGCCGAATGGGGCCGGATCGACGCAGCAACCGCGGACCGGCTGAATACCGCCCGTGCGAATGGCAACCGCGTGATTGCAGTGGGAACCACCAGTTTAAGGTTGCTCGAAAGCGCTGCGACAGAAGACAATATTATTGAGCCATTCGATGGTGATACGTCGATCTTCATCACACCCGGCTACAGGTTTCACGCGATTGACGGGTTGATGACCAATTTCCACTTGCCCAAATCGACGCTGATGATGCTGGTCAGCGCGCTGATGGGGCAAGAGCGGATGATGGCCGCTTATGACCACGCAATTGCGGCAGGGTACCGCTTCTACAGCTACGGCGATTCTTCGCTGCTGTTGCCCGATGCATAG